From Theileria annulata chromosome 1, complete sequence, *** SEQUENCING IN PROGRESS ***, one genomic window encodes:
- a CDS encoding uncharacterized protein (Tap821d03.p1c.cand.67 - score = 16.82;~Signal peptide predicted for TA16250 by SignalP 2.0 HMM (Signal peptide probability 0.673, signal anchor probability 0.178) with cleavage site probability 0.328 between residues 30 and 31), whose translation MHFRFIKNAVGLILYTSLYSSFSTSLFCSAAKTYYGDIKESNSSYNQNKYKNNQDMFNLGTFNDNKFLSGELTLVKSQLNSDVTYKLLVGSQITTGSCWFVADIYAGSEYKFTNNNYNDLKMMLTTDYKTHLVKNGLVKHNFKVDPFKESEDIVPPMEGMVGYPERMYTFLTVSKDIKPGDYVVLFAYGRSFSDDLPSRFKEFRVKVL comes from the exons ATGCATTTTAGATTCATAAAGAACGCTGTtggtttaattttatatactagtTTGTACAGCTCTTTTTCAACCTCTCTGTTTTGCTCTGCGGCAAAGACTTACTACGGAGATATCAAAGAATCCAATAGTTCATATAACCAAAATAAGTACAAAAATAACCA agATATGTTTAATTTGGGAACATTCAACGACAACAAGTTTCTCTCCGGTGAACTAACACTTGTTAAATCACAACTAAACTCAGATGTCACATATAAACTGCTAGTGGGAAGTCAGATCACAACAGGATCTTGCTGGTTTGTAGCAGATATTTACGCAGGAAgtgaatataaattcacaaataataactataacgatttaaaaatgatgttAACTACGGATTATAAAACACATCTTGTAAAAAATGGATTAGtaaaacataattttaaagttgACCCCTTTAAAGAATCAG AGGATATAGTACCTCCAATGGAAGGAATGGTTGGATACCCAGAAAGAATGTACACATTTCTTACAGTATCAAAAGATATTAAACCAGGAGATTATGTAGTACTCTTCGCATACGGAAGATCTTTCTCAGACGATCTTCCATCAAGATTTAAGGAGTTCAGAGTAAAAgttctttaa
- a CDS encoding uncharacterized protein (Tap821d03.p1c.C.cand.42 - score = 23.55), giving the protein MWMGKIGNKSAAFIRHKHFHPGTYQNMEKVWLAEEKQKAEERRQKEMKEKREEELKTLEIKRQIREQEELKRMEMILEEKRNKYKVDRNFVSENQSGLILTGNTTSSASPTAKTTNTNKEEKKLVIRSQYTEDVFKNGHTTVFGSYYDRDNKSWGYKCCKLTDKDVRCPEAKPKYKRKNPDSETADRSSNKQAKKSTNQGSGLTDSLKLLKQMDALE; this is encoded by the exons ATGTGGATGGGCAAGATCGGTAATAAATCTGCCGCTTTCATTCGGCACAAACACTTTCATCCAG GGACATACCAGAACATGGAGAAGGTTTGGCTGGCTGAAGAGAAGCAGAAGGCAGAGGAGAGAAGGCAGAAAGAGATGAAAGAGAAGAGAGAGGAGGAGCTGAAAACCCTTGAAATAAAACGACAGATTAGGGAACAGGAGGAGCTCAAGCGGATGGAGATGATTTTGGAGGagaaaagaaataaatataaagttGATCGCAATTTCGTATCTGAAAATCAGTCTGGTCTGATTCTAACAGGCAATACAACCTCTTCAGCCTCTCCCACAGCTAAGAccactaatactaataagGAGGAAAAGAAGCTGGTAATAAGATCGCAATACACTGAGGATGTTTTTAAGAACGGCCACACGACTGTTTTTGGGAGTTACTATGATCGAGATAACAAGAGCTGGGGCTACAAGTGCTGTAAACTTACCGACAAGGACGTTCGGTGTCCTGAGGCAAAGCCCAAATATAAACGCAAGAACCCTGACTCTGAGACTGCTGACCGTTCCTCAAACAAACAGGCCAAAAAATCTACCAACCAAGGCTCTGGACTCACAGATTCACTAAAACTTTTGAAGCAAATGGATGCCTtggaataa
- a CDS encoding nucleosome assembly protein (NAP), putative (Tap821d03.p1c.C.cand.43 - score = 29.31;~SMART pfam:NAP (PF00956) at aa 30-219, E()=1.80e-09) codes for MKRNHDNAGTSNDSATNSSEATNNPLLPYISEFDEVQKKLLSLDEECANEQMNLQRKFDKKKQPFFDKRQEIIDKIPGFWCKALTHHPALSYLTSADLPVLEHLKSIQLFDNLDNNGSYKLTLNFTDKAKEYMSPLSLTKHVVFDLNKESVKECTKITWKPGKSPVEEALKARKNDKCIDWSLFEWFTEDEWLNRPDVGEIIRREIWHAPLAYYMDTVSIDYFDDEYDMIDDEDDM; via the exons ATGAAGAGAAACCACGATAATGCCGGAACATCAAACGACTCCGCCACTAATTC ATCCGAAGCTACGAATAACCCGCTTTTACCATATATCTCAGAATTCGATGAAG ttcAGAAGAAGCTTTTGTCACTGGATGAGGAGTGTGCCAACGAACAGATGAACCTGCAAAGAAAGTTCGATAAGAAGAAACAGCCATTTTTCGATAAACGACAA GAAATAATAGACAAAATACCAGGATTTTGGTGCAAAGCCCTTACACATCACCCAGCACTTAGCTACTTGACCTCCGCAGACCTTCCAGTACTCGAACACCTGAAAAGCATCCAGCTATTCGATAATCTTGACAACAATGGATCGTATAAATTGACACTC AACTTCACCGACAAGGCTAAGGAATACATGAGCCCGCTTTCTTTGACTAAACATGTGGTGTTTGACCTAAATAAAGAGAGCGTTAAGGAGTGTACTAAAATAACCTGGAAGCCTGGGAAG agcCCTGTGGAAGAAGCACTGAAGGCTAGGAAAAATGACAAGTGTATCGATTGGTCACTTTTCGAGTGGTTCACTGAGGACGAGTGGCTTAACAGGCCCGACGTCGGAGAAATAATAAGGAGGGAGATATGGCACGCACCGCTGGCCTACTACATGGACACCGTTTCCATAGACTATTTTGACGACGAGTACGATATGAtagatgatgaagatgacATGTAA
- a CDS encoding apoptosis regulatory protein (programmed cell death protein 2 (PCDC2)) (Tap821d03.p1c.cand.69 - score = 28.31;~SMART pfam:PDCD2_C (PF04194) at aa 171-361, E()=3.30e-09), with product MDSVDGETVELFATLSKAEPWRLQRQYFPSKFGGLPAWLDPVHLPKESELKCEKCGSIMTFFLQIYAPDDLCEENDSFHRTIYLFVCQPCGNQWKAFRSQLARKNEFYDFHPSEDNIMFPDTEMARRCCLACGLPSDNPSKEPIHINNSKIQLVDTQDVRELHDRCKIAVKHQTVSCTFDEWILNICEGEIPISDNYLSHEKELYNRYLKEKKLNGEIMDESEEQVFESIQEENMYKDESFLKFSKKTTPNEVLYYSREGEPLWISDKTPRPVIIQSNQSSKKAIDEVSNENSCAGNDLNVVNLCENCGSDRSFEFQVLPQLLHYIKSDRIDFGSLSVYTCSKSCKIENKYQKEVVILERDYSLVPRPQNPK from the exons ATGGACTCTGTTGATGGGGAAACTGTAGAATTATTCGCAACTCTCTCGAAAGCTGAGCCATGGAGGCTACAGCGTCAGTATTTCCCGAGTAAATTTGGGGGATTACCTGCATGGCTCGACCCAGTTCATCTTCCAAAGGAATCTGAGCTGAAATGTGAGAAATGTGGGAGTATAATGACATTTTTTCTCCAAATTTACGCTCCTGATGATCTGTGTGAGGAAAACGACTCATTTCACAGGACAATTTATCTGTTTGTTTGCCAGCCTTGCGGAAATCAGTGGAAGGCTTTCAGATCACAGTTGGCTCGAAAGAACGAGTTTTACGACTTTCACCCATCAGAGGATAACATTATGTTCCCAGATACTGAAATGGCTAGAAGATGCTGTTTAGCTTGCGGGCTACCTAGTGACAATCCCTCAAAAGAACCAATTCACataaataattccaaaattCAACTGGTTGACACACAAG ATGTGAGAGAGTTACATGATCGTTGTAAAATAGCAGTAAAACACCAAACGGTTTCTTGTACCTTTGATGAGTGGATTCTTAACATTTGTGAAGGCGAGATTCCCATATCagataattatttatcgCATGAAAAGGAGCTTTATAACAGATATTTGAAAGAAAAGAAACTAAATGGAG AGATAATGGACGAGAGTGAGGAACAGGTATTTGAATCGATTCAGGAAGAAAACATGTATAAGGACGAGTCATTTCTAAAGTTTTCAAAAAAGACAACCCCGAATGAAGTTTTATACTACTCAAGAGAAGGAGAACCACTTTGGATAAGTGACAAAACTCCGAGACCAGTAATTATCCAAAGCAACCAATCATCCAAAAAAGCTATTGATGAAGTATCCAACGAAAATTCATGTGCGGGaaatgatttaaatgtAGTAAATTTATGTGAAAACTGCGGAAGTGACCGATCGTTCGAATTTCAAGTGTTGCCCCAATTACTCCACTATATAAAGTCGGATAGAATCGATTTTGGAAGCTTGTCGGTTTACACATGTTCAAAATCATgtaaaatagaaaataaatatcagAAGGAAGTAGTAATTTTGGAAAGGGACTATTCTTTAGTTCCAAGACCACAGAATCCtaaataa
- a CDS encoding elongation factor 2, putative (Tap821d03.p1c.cand.68 - score = 90.31;~SMART pfam:GTP_EFTU (PF00009) at aa 12-333, E()=9.00e-61; pfam:EFG_C (PF00679) at aa 1081-1170, E()=6.00e-17), translating to MQNISDVLELTENIRNVCFLAHVDHGKTTLSDSLISSVGIISEKLSGKLRYLDNRDDEQMRMITIKSSSISLLYTKYGHLNHNSNSNSPKNDKVLINLIDSPGHVDFSIEVSTAARLCDGALLVVDVVEGICPQTRAVLRQAWLENVKTVLILNKIDKLILDLNMTPLEAYKRMCNLVEQANALIYQLFMEEVMKKSDTPDVTKSEKWFYSPSEGNVVFCSAIHKWCVYIPEFVCQVGQRLGISQSKYDVIQKSLWGEYYYCNKTKSVKVCKNQEKPMFVQFVLDQIWKVYDAVLKCDINYIKKLAAHSNVKLTSRQIKILENANEQQSNNSSLKNFELSPDDRDDLLQTILSNWLPLCSGIFRLIVDSLPDPITACRKRLKKICPSITNYDNYRKIVNLEQDAPVVLHIAKFLGSDLSHMRLTRDLLQGYERADDFVAFSRVFSGKVSKGDVLYICKYNDNKLKSGTLDCVNELGNLLIIPKLILCFNFCLDEDYESTHIKVSINKVMILMGSELIEVDRAYPGNIVALSLSTNQTNLNTDTQDHVKDVMAWLLSLTDPHRRNLYTLEGGYNRDKISRTKTLCSVDRHLTLSSDPQFPPFSPPTHELNNSIIRVSVEPQNVKDMDQMLTGLALLYTADPAVEIDILKTGEYILACCGEIHLERCISDLTNLYAKIPINVSKLRVSIREGIVDLKNNISLHLLSKKVNFPPWKSSSSDDQIKNPSEDPQKNAVQENEEGYKSEDKSHIQITPELWITQESQNQGLVYFKISDEFVLFLTARQMNNSVLQYLDENSKDLKGLIYSGEVPNRFEGHTLNDSLNLVQTEIYKLMNSNAKPGKSGVKMNKDKGSEGGTALGDLWGISLNKGTRCLLFYRNNSQYFANKSQNLLTKMQWTFIDSYNRSSIFSLQNSKLISNIISGFELASQSGPLTEEPLRGVVFVIEGIYLNKEDQLIGSPSSSVSYNHLKMQKNKESIEDNLNSLTMGLNKDFGNILNKYTNAYKDGELRHKDGGNKELDDISMAKSDQHNEVGSCAASPETSIRFSDSCTITSKISQTLTPWRIMTNMRHLCRKAYMQRGRTRIYEVILRLDLQCEQNVLGKIYNVLQKRRTQILSENVKEGTTTFVIEATMPASESFGLAQDLRSKASGGVIFHLQFSHWEMLPEDPFPETTMTDSELEDDGFNITLLLQSNIPRKIINHLRKIKGLATEEKVVVAPEKQRTLSTKK from the exons ATGCAGAATATATCCGATGTGTTGGAACTGACGGAGAACATACGCAACGTATGCTTTCTCGCTCACGTAGACCACGGAAAAACCACATTGTCAGACTCATTGATCTCAAGCGTAGGAATAATAAGCGAAAAATTATCAGGAAAACTCAGATACTTAGATAATAGAGATGACGAGCAAATGAGAATGATAACAATCAAATCGTCAAGCATCTCATTACTATACACAAAATACGGACATTTAAACCATAATAGCAATAGTAACTCGCCGAAAAATGATAAGGTGttgattaatttgataGATTCCCCAGGGCATGTGGACTTTTCAATAGAAGTTTCAACAGCAGCGAGACTATGTGACGGAGCGCTACTGGTAGTGGACGTCGTGGAAGGAATCTGCCCACAAACGAGAGCAGTTCTGAGACAAGCCTGGCTTGAAAACGTAAAAACCGTCTTGATACtcaataaaattgataagCTGATACTGGATTTGAACATGACTCCACTGGAAGCTTACAAGAGGATGTGTAATTTAGTAGAGCAAGCAAACGCATTAATTTACCAGCTTTTTATGGAGGAGGTGATGAAAAAAAGTGATACACCAGACGTAACCAAGAGCGAGAAATGGTTTTACTCGCCATCAGAAGGTAACGTAGTGTTCTGTAGCGCAATCCATAAGTGGTGTGTATACATCCCAGAATTCGTATGCCAAGTAGGCCAGAGGTTAGGAATCTCACAGTCTAAGTATGACGTAATACAAAAGTCACTTTGGGgagaatattattactgTAATAAGACGAAGAGCGTAAAGGTGTGTAAGAATCAAGAAAAGCCTATGTTTGTACAGTTTGTTCTGGATCAGATATGGAAGGTATATGACGCAGTACTCAAATGTGAtataaattacataaaGAAACTGGCTGCACATTCGAATGTTAAATTAACATCTAGACAGATTAAAATCTTGGAAAATGCTAATGAACAACAATCGAATAATTCGTCATTAAAGAATTTTGAGTTATCGCCTGACGATAGAGATGACCTCCTCCAGACTATTTTGAGTAACTGGTTGCCATTGTGTTCAGGAATTTTTAGATTAATCGTAGATTCGCTCCCCGATCCTATAACAGCATGTAGAAAAAGGTTGAAGAAGATATGCCCGTCAATAACAAACTATGATAATTATCGTAAGATCGTAAATTTAGAACAAGATGCGCCAGTGGTACTCCATATAGCAAAATTCTTGGGCTCAGACCTGAGTCACATGAGACTGACAAGAGACCTTCTCCAGGGCTATGAACGAGCGGATGACTTCGTGGCCTTTTCCAGAGTCTTTAGCGGGAAGGTCTCTAAAGGAGATGTACTGTATATATGTAAATATAAcgataataaattgaaatcGGGTACATTAGACTGCGTAAATGAACTGGgtaatttgttaattatcccaaaattaatattatgtttCAATTTTTGTTTAGATGAGGATTATGAAAGCACCCATATCAAAGtttcaataaataaagtgATGATACTCATGGGTTCTGAACTAATTGAAGTAGATAGAGCATACCCAGGAAATATAGTTGCACTCTCATTATCCACTAACCAGACAAATCTGAATACAGATACTCAAGATCAT gtaAAAGATGTAATGGCATGGCTATTGTCGTTGACTGACCCACATAGAAGAAATTTGTACACACTAGAAGGAGGATATAACAGAGATAAAATATCAAGAACAAAAACACTTTGCTCAGTGGATAGACATTTAACATTGTCCAGTGACCCGCAGTTCCCACCATTCTCACCACCAACACATGAA cttaataattcaataataaGAGTGTCAGTTGAGCCACAAAACGTAAAGGATATGGATCAAATGTTGACAGGACTAGCACTTCTGTATACAGCAGACCCTGCAGTTGAA ATTGACATACTGAAAACAGGGGAGTATATTCTAGCGTGTTGCGGGGAGATACACTTGGAACGCTGCATTTCAGATTTGACAAATTTGTACGCAAAAATTCCAATTAATG TGTCTAAGTTGAGAGTATCAATACGAGAAGGTATTGTGGACCTTAAGAATAACATTAGTCTACACCTTTTATCAAAAAAAGTTAATTTCCCGCCATGGAAGAGTTCAAGCTCGGATGATCAGATAAAGAATCCAAGTGAAGACCCTCAAAAGAACGCTGTTcaagaaaatgaagaagGATATAAATCAGAAGATAAATCGCACATTCAAATTACTCCAGAACTCTGGATAACACAAGAATCACAAAACCAAGGCTTAgtgtattttaaaatatcagATGAGTTCGTTCTATTTTTAACGGCGAGACAAATGAATAACTCAG TTCTACAATACTTGGATGAAAATAGCAAGGACTTAAAGGGGCTCATTTATAGCGGTGAAGTCCCGAACAGGTTTGAAGGCCACACACTGAACGACTCATTGAATCTTGTGCAAACTGAAATTTACAAGCTCATGAACTCTAATGCCAAACCAGGCAAGAGTGGAGTAAAAATGAACAAGGATAAGGGTTCCGAAGGAGGAACAGCTTTGGGTGACCTTTGGGGAATAAGTCTGAATAAAGGTACAAGGTGTTTGTTGTTCTACAGAAATAACAGCCAATACTTTGCAAATAAATCCCAGAACCTCTTGACCAAAATGCAGTGGACCTTCATAGACTCATATAATCGCAGTAGCATATTCTCGTTACAGAACTCGAAGCTGATTTCTAACATAATTTCTGGCTTTGAACTGGCATCGCAATCAGGTCCATTAACTGAAGAACCGCTCAG gGGGGTTGTGTTTGTAATTGAAGGCATATATTTGAATAAGGAAGACCAGCTCATAGGATCACCATCCTCATCAGTTTCCTATAACCACCTGAAGATGCAAAAAAACAAAGAATCCATTGAAGATAACTTAAATTCTCTAACCATGGGCTTGAATAAAGACTTTggaaatatattaaacaaatatacaAATGCATATAAAGATGGAGAACTTAGGCATAAAGATGGGGGAAATAAGGAGTTGGATGACATCTCAATGGCTAAATCTGACCAGCATAATGAAGTTGGATCATGCGCAGCATCACCTGAAACCTCAATTCGGTTCAGTGATTCTTGCACGATTACCTCTAAAATATCACAAACATTGACGCCCTGGAGa ataatGACTAATATGCGTCACCTGTGCCGTAAAGCATACATGCAAAGAGGACGAACAAGAATTTATGAAGTCATACTGAGACTAg ATTTGCAATGTGAACAAAATGTTTTGGGGAAAATATATAACGTTTTACAAAAGAGAAGAACACAAATATTGAGCGAGAATGTTAAAGAAGGCACAACCACATTTGTGATCGAGGCTACAATGCCAGCTAGTGAATCCTTTGGACTAGCTCAGGACCTAAGATCAAAGGCCTCAGGCGGTGTCATTTTCCACCTCCAGTTTTCTCACTGGGAAATGCTACCAGAGGATCCATTCCCTGAAACCACAATGACTGATTCA GAGCTTGAGGACGACGGGTTCAATATAACACTTCTGTTGCAGTCTAACATTCCAAGGAAGATAATAAACCACCTAAGGAAGATTAAA GGTTTGGCAACTGAGGAGAAGGTGGTTGTGGCGCCGGAGAAACAAAGAACGCTTTCcactaaaaaataa
- a CDS encoding uncharacterized protein (Tap821d03.p1c.cand.66 - score = 44.32) yields MFLSKISGSHIKIYNFNLKLCRRFSNNPEIQSKLFKTLKDEENITNFPVHSLKLDLIDKYKENHLTNEVLSKKSLDLSKIPRCVSSDSPLTSDILTHSHNCDNLSAYKDNKDFIINSFINLLNFKNKNPDLFQFLCDSLSVIIKDLNFDESYKLIKVISNEKLCKSNFNYKISNIFHNLLTRLNHLITEKLTYNGGILKVNELPKYSGYLKETCLDRAEGINFDSDNHLEKLWNLWFILSKQTFEESKYTASLILALLEQESGSIFKFDLRRVCRALDVVVGDCKFFSKLEERFILILLKRFSAILSNIDNKHDPEFYIKSNNVTPIQIKKFFCNISKISKISHKILENFLKLENSHKSLQDFVNLSSVLLNNELDKLDVSQRSFENLDSDWNGYFDKNLKEVNYKRNKLFLKIFVDSLEIVKFLDHLILCETNESDGSNVSDTEELRDKLLKLSHDLLIKISVESEEHLLQECRSMYYMLLTCSLCKPTIPDTLSVSKLTETISNKIALNVDKLTSDSRILAGDLNSGENKSLGMKTVQFMLYCDKINSLLRLLGSCGETSNKVNLSCEKLVIELFKNQEKLLSSNQSQGLKTLYVTLLNKYGVLSPEIYYEFLNTLEDWPNWERNELSMLCDILSRTYPNYCSKIVGGDDFPDNQQLLNSRVSDKIIGLLVSLTNYVFVDDNVCKFSNKELISILNFLNTCLDGSKDKPISTDSYNPTFIDSMKPTIMNKLSERISDMNFSQLVKLLSFHNVIEESFRDDIVQRILNLDYLGDISCLVELNDPKITSKVLTKFKIKVVEESYVTREKSLKTKFLKHYKKPQLKNNFVSKSNYETLKMLI; encoded by the coding sequence ATGTTTTTGTCTAAAATTAGTGGTAGTCATATTaagatatataattttaacttaaaATTGTGTAGAagattttcaaataatcCTGAAATCCAgtcaaaattattcaaaacCCTAAAAGATGAGGAGAACATAACTAATTTCCCTGTACATAGCTTAAAGCTTGATCTAATcgataaatataaagaaaatCATTTAACAAATGAAGTTTTATCCAAGAAATCATTGgatttatcaaaaattCCTAGATGTGTATCTTCGGATTCCCCCTTAACATCTGATATTTTAACACATTCACATAATTGTGACAATCTCTCAGCATATAAGGACAATAaagattttattattaactcTTTTATCAACTTgcttaattttaaaaataaaaatccCGATTTGTTCCAGTTCCTCTGTGATTCATTATCTGTTATTATAAAGGATTTGAATTTTGATGAATCATATAAACTTATAAAGGTTATAtctaatgaaaaattatgtaaatcTAACTTTAATTACAAGatatcaaatattttcCACAACTTACTGACAAGACTTAACCATTTAATCACCGAAAAACTAACATACAACGGAGGAATACTAAAGGTTAATGAACTTCCTAAATATTCTGGTTATTTAAAGGAAACATGTTTGGATAGAGCCGAAGgaattaattttgattctGACAATCATTTGGAAAAGCTATGGAATCTGTGGTTCATATTATCTAAACAAACGTTTGAAGAATCTAAATACACTGCTTCTCTTATATTGGCACTGTTAGAGCAAGAAAGTGGGAGTATATTTAAGTTTGATTTAAGGAGAGTGTGTAGAGCGTTGGACGTGGTCGTAGGGGACTGTAAATTCTTCAGTAAATTGGAAGAGAGGTTTATTTTGATACTTCTGAAGAGGTTTAGCgcaattttatcaaatatagATAACAAACATGACCCGGAGTTTTACATAAAGAGCAACAATGTAACCCCTATTCAAATAAAGAAGTTTTTCTGTAACATATCAAAAATATCCAAAATCTCACATAAAATCTTGGAGAACTTTCTAAAATTGGAAAACAGCCATAAATCTTTACAAGATTTTGTAAACCTATCGAGTGTTCTTCTGAACAATGAGCTTGATAAACTGGATGTTTCTCAAAGAAGTTTCGAAAATTTGGACAGTGATTGGAATGGGTACTTCGACAAAAACTTAAAGGAAGTAAATTATAAAcgtaataaattatttttgaaGATTTTTGTGGATTCCCTCGAGATTGTAAAGTTTCTGGACCACCTAATTTTATGTGAAACCAATGAGTCTGATGGCTCTAATGTCTCTGACACTGAGGAGTTGAGAGATAAACTGTTAAAACTATCTCATGACTtactaataaaaatttcagTTGAGTCTGAAGAACACTTATTGCAAGAGTGTAGAAGTATGTACTATATGCTCCTGACCTGTTCTCTATGTAAGCCAACGATACCTGATACTCTGAGTGTTTCTAAACTCACTGAAACAATCTCCAATAAAATCGCCCTTaatgttgataaattaacatCAGACTCCAGAATATTAGCTGGAGATTTAAATTCTGGTGAGAATAAAAGTTTGGGTATGAAGACGGTTCAATTCATGCTTTACTGTGATAAGATAAATTCCTTGCTCAGACTGTTGGGATCATGTGGAGAAACTTCTAATAAAGTCAATTTATCATGTGAGAAGTTGGTAATTGAGCTTTTTAAAAACCAGGAGAAGTTACTCTCCTCAAACCAAAGCCAAGGTCTCAAGACTCTTTACGTAACGCTGCTAAACAAATACGGGGTCCTATCACCTGAGATTTATTATGAATTTCTGAATACTCTGGAAGATTGGCCAAATTGGGAGAGGAATGAACTTTCAATGCTATGTGACATACTCTCAAGAACTTATCCCAACTACTGTTCTAAGATAGTAGGTGGAGATGATTTTCCTGATAACCAACAGCTTTTAAACTCTAGAGTATCTGATAAGATAATTGGTTTGTTAGTATCTCTAACTAATTATGTATTCGTGGATGATAATGTCTGTAAATTCTCAAATAAAGAACTCATATCTATTTTGAACTTTCTAAACACTTGTTTGGATGGTTCTAAGGACAAACCCATATCCACAGACTCTTATAATCCCACCTTTATTGACTCAATGAAACCCacaataatgaataaattatccGAAAGGATTAGTGATATGAACTTCAGCCAACTTGTAAAACTACTCTCATTTCACAATGTCATTGAAGAAAGTTTTAGAGATGACATTGTTCAGAGGATTCTAAACCTGGACTATTTGGGCGATATTTCATGCCTCGTTGAGTTAAATGATCCTAAGATCACTTCAAAGGTTTTAACcaagtttaaaattaaagttGTGGAGGAAAGTTATGTTACTAGAGAGAAGAGTCTAAAAACTAAGTTTCTAAAGCATTACAAGAAACCTCAGCTAAAGAACAACTTCGTGAGTAAGTCAAATTACGAAACACTAAAAATGctaatttaa